The following coding sequences are from one uncultured Desulfobacter sp. window:
- a CDS encoding MlaD family protein, with product MTQKTNYFKLGLFVILAFALTAAMLIAFGAGQFLKTETLAETYFNESVQGLNVGSEVKYKGVKIGAVKSITTPTKVYDIASNYVLVTFSLSEDCYVGQTGRTPKARMKKAVDEGLSIFLSFNGLTGSAYLETDYKENGPDELEIAWTPENIYVPSRPSNIKQVSDAITRAMETLGSMDFKEMKKDFSALLKSLNITKVSDQAETLLKELRQTNKALAKLLTSGQVKQMLADAGASMADLKQIVQTAKNPIQQTLADIHTASGSFKRMTTGLEQGYEGKLTDMAGQMETVLASLEKTSQLLENMVWTNADIIEKSIGNLENTTDNLNQFTRELRDYPGSILMNAPPKTSISGEEK from the coding sequence ATGACCCAGAAAACCAATTATTTTAAGCTCGGCCTCTTTGTTATCCTGGCCTTTGCCCTGACGGCAGCCATGCTGATCGCCTTTGGTGCAGGCCAGTTTTTAAAGACCGAAACCCTGGCCGAAACCTATTTTAACGAATCGGTCCAGGGGTTGAATGTCGGATCGGAAGTGAAATACAAAGGGGTAAAAATCGGTGCCGTAAAATCCATTACCACCCCCACCAAGGTGTACGACATTGCCTCCAATTATGTGTTGGTCACCTTTTCCCTGTCCGAAGACTGTTACGTGGGGCAGACCGGAAGAACGCCCAAAGCACGCATGAAAAAGGCCGTCGACGAGGGCCTTTCCATATTTCTATCGTTTAACGGACTCACCGGATCAGCCTACCTGGAGACCGATTATAAAGAAAACGGCCCCGATGAACTTGAGATCGCCTGGACCCCGGAAAATATTTATGTACCGTCCCGGCCCAGCAACATCAAACAGGTATCGGATGCAATCACCCGGGCCATGGAAACCCTGGGCTCTATGGATTTCAAAGAGATGAAAAAGGATTTTTCAGCCCTTCTCAAGAGCCTGAACATTACAAAAGTCTCTGACCAGGCAGAAACGTTGCTCAAGGAACTTCGACAGACCAACAAGGCTCTGGCCAAGCTCCTGACATCCGGCCAGGTTAAACAGATGTTGGCCGATGCAGGCGCATCCATGGCAGACCTAAAGCAGATTGTTCAAACGGCAAAGAATCCCATCCAACAGACCCTGGCCGATATCCATACGGCATCGGGCAGTTTCAAGCGCATGACCACCGGACTTGAACAAGGTTACGAAGGCAAATTAACAGACATGGCCGGTCAAATGGAAACGGTTCTGGCCAGCCTTGAAAAAACCTCTCAATTACTGGAAAACATGGTCTGGACCAATGCCGACATCATTGAAAAATCCATCGGCAACCTTGAAAATACCACTGACAACCTCAACCAGTTTACCCGGGAACTGCGTGACTACCCGGGCAGCATCCTCATGAACGCCCCGCCCAAAACATCAATATCAGGAGAGGAGAAATAG
- a CDS encoding ATP-binding cassette domain-containing protein — MNDTIINVRHLFAGYNNNAIMEDLNFDIQSGEVFVILGGSGCGKSTVLKHMIGLVPPVSGQVLIHGEDMVAARGKTRTRLLADIGVAFQNGALFGSMTVLENIMLPLIEFTDLPRQAIEAVARVKLDLVDMGHAVYLLPDELSGGMKKRAAIARAMALDPAILFLDEPSAGLDPLTSAELDRLILELAKTLHITFVIVTHELESILTISDRVIMLGKEKKGIIAQGDPKKLKADPSNPYVYNFFNRNPS, encoded by the coding sequence ATGAACGACACCATTATCAATGTCAGGCACCTTTTTGCCGGGTACAACAACAACGCCATCATGGAGGATCTCAACTTTGACATCCAAAGCGGAGAGGTGTTTGTTATCCTCGGTGGTTCGGGCTGCGGCAAAAGCACCGTTCTCAAACACATGATTGGCCTGGTGCCGCCGGTATCCGGCCAGGTCCTGATCCATGGCGAAGATATGGTGGCTGCCCGAGGGAAGACACGCACCCGCCTGCTTGCCGACATTGGCGTGGCGTTCCAGAACGGTGCGTTGTTCGGCTCCATGACCGTGCTGGAAAACATCATGCTCCCCTTAATCGAGTTTACAGATCTTCCCCGCCAGGCCATCGAAGCCGTTGCCCGGGTCAAACTGGATCTGGTCGACATGGGACATGCCGTTTATCTTCTGCCCGACGAGTTGAGCGGCGGCATGAAAAAACGAGCAGCCATCGCCAGGGCCATGGCCCTTGATCCGGCCATCCTGTTTTTAGATGAACCGTCCGCAGGACTGGACCCCCTGACCTCGGCCGAACTGGACCGCCTGATCCTGGAACTGGCAAAGACCTTGCACATCACATTTGTCATTGTCACCCACGAACTTGAAAGCATCCTGACCATTTCCGACCGGGTCATCATGCTCGGCAAAGAGAAAAAAGGCATCATTGCCCAGGGTGATCCCAAAAAGCTCAAAGCGGACCCGTCAAACCCGTATGTATATAATTTTTTTAACCGGAACCCATCATAA
- the trxC gene encoding thioredoxin TrxC: MGDNQLIIRCTKCGTKNRVPENRISENPKCGKCGTILHVEIFDAPVNVTDADFDQEVMQSSLPVLVDCWAPWCGPCRAVGPILDGLANAYKGRLKIAKVNIDENPGTGSKYRIQSIPTMLFVKNGTLVDQVTGALPKETLEAKIKSFI; encoded by the coding sequence ATGGGTGACAACCAATTGATTATTCGGTGTACCAAATGCGGGACAAAAAACCGTGTGCCTGAAAACAGAATTTCGGAAAACCCCAAGTGCGGCAAATGCGGCACAATTTTGCACGTTGAAATTTTTGATGCCCCCGTCAACGTGACGGATGCCGATTTTGACCAGGAGGTCATGCAGTCATCCCTGCCGGTGCTGGTGGACTGCTGGGCCCCCTGGTGCGGTCCCTGCCGGGCTGTGGGCCCCATACTGGACGGCCTTGCAAACGCTTACAAGGGGCGGCTTAAAATTGCCAAGGTCAATATCGATGAAAATCCGGGAACCGGTTCAAAATACCGTATTCAAAGCATACCCACCATGCTTTTTGTGAAAAACGGCACTTTGGTTGACCAGGTGACAGGGGCGTTGCCCAAGGAGACCCTGGAAGCCAAGATAAAATCATTTATCTAA
- the hisA gene encoding phosphoribosylformimino-5-aminoimidazole carboxamide ribotide isomerase, which translates to MKFRPCIDLRNGKVVQIVGGTLSDNAQESLVTNFESGRTPAQFAQMYQEDQLFGGHVIALGPGNTQSALDALQAFPGGLQMGGGIHPENAHTFLDAGASHVIVTSYVFSKGRMDMDKLNTLVKAVGKNRLVLDLSCRKRDGQFWIVTDRWQNFTEMALTPATLDHLSAFCDEFLIHGVDVEGKMQGIQKDLVSLLGERSPIPATYAGGASRFSDLDLVKDLGNGRVDLTIGSALDIFGGTIPYHQVVTWHESQK; encoded by the coding sequence ATGAAATTTCGCCCCTGCATTGATCTTCGAAACGGCAAGGTGGTCCAGATTGTGGGCGGCACCCTGTCCGACAACGCCCAGGAGAGCCTTGTCACCAACTTTGAAAGCGGCCGGACCCCGGCACAATTTGCCCAAATGTACCAGGAAGACCAGCTGTTCGGCGGCCACGTCATTGCCCTTGGTCCCGGCAATACCCAGTCCGCACTTGACGCACTGCAAGCCTTTCCCGGAGGCCTTCAAATGGGCGGGGGCATTCATCCTGAAAATGCACACACCTTCCTTGACGCCGGGGCATCCCATGTCATCGTCACATCTTATGTGTTCTCCAAAGGCCGCATGGACATGGACAAGCTCAATACCCTGGTAAAAGCCGTGGGCAAAAACCGCCTGGTTCTGGATTTAAGCTGCCGGAAAAGAGACGGGCAATTCTGGATTGTGACGGACCGCTGGCAAAATTTCACGGAAATGGCACTCACACCCGCCACGCTCGATCATCTGTCCGCATTCTGTGACGAATTTCTAATCCACGGCGTAGATGTGGAAGGCAAAATGCAGGGCATCCAGAAGGACCTTGTGTCCCTGCTGGGGGAACGCAGCCCCATCCCGGCCACCTATGCCGGAGGGGCGAGCCGGTTTTCAGACCTGGATCTTGTAAAAGATCTTGGCAATGGCCGTGTGGACTTGACCATCGGATCAGCCCTGGACATCTTTGGGGGCACCATTCCTTACCATCAGGTGGTGACGTGGCATGAAAGTCAAAAATAG
- the thiM gene encoding hydroxyethylthiazole kinase: MSLKKDIQAGIIRAVETVKQTNPMAGSVTNTVTINFVANAQLAVGGSAAMVYMPDEAQSLAQAGGAAYINLGTIEPVYEKTLPGMAKTLHTSGKPWVLDPVAIGIGELRTRLLLDFKASKPSIIRGNASEIIALAGLWELAGGTETSNVRGVDSQGPVTAAMAAAMALARWTGGAVAVSGGQDLVTDGSVVALCRGGSHFMEKITGSGCSLGGVMAVYATAGSAFIAALTGTAVYNLAGRRAAGKTDAPASFQVHFLDELYRATPEDIAENPFDIEEI; encoded by the coding sequence GTGAGTCTTAAAAAAGATATTCAAGCCGGAATAATTCGTGCCGTTGAAACCGTAAAGCAGACCAACCCCATGGCAGGGTCCGTCACCAACACGGTGACCATCAATTTTGTCGCCAATGCCCAGCTTGCCGTGGGCGGTTCGGCGGCCATGGTCTACATGCCCGATGAGGCGCAATCTCTGGCCCAGGCGGGTGGGGCCGCCTATATAAACCTGGGCACCATTGAACCTGTCTATGAAAAGACCTTGCCCGGCATGGCAAAAACCTTGCATACCAGCGGGAAACCATGGGTTCTGGACCCTGTGGCCATCGGCATCGGTGAACTTCGTACCCGGTTGCTGCTGGACTTTAAAGCCAGTAAACCCAGCATCATCCGTGGCAATGCCTCGGAAATTATCGCCCTGGCCGGATTATGGGAATTGGCCGGCGGTACCGAAACATCCAATGTCCGGGGCGTGGACTCCCAGGGCCCGGTCACGGCAGCCATGGCTGCGGCGATGGCCCTGGCCCGGTGGACCGGTGGGGCTGTGGCCGTTTCGGGCGGACAGGATTTGGTTACCGACGGATCTGTTGTCGCCCTTTGCCGTGGCGGCTCTCATTTTATGGAAAAAATCACCGGGTCTGGCTGCTCTTTGGGCGGTGTCATGGCGGTTTATGCCACTGCGGGCTCTGCGTTTATCGCCGCATTGACCGGCACGGCGGTGTATAATCTGGCCGGTCGCCGGGCCGCTGGAAAAACAGATGCCCCGGCAAGTTTTCAAGTTCACTTTCTTGATGAACTGTATCGGGCAACCCCCGAAGATATTGCAGAGAACCCTTTTGATATTGAGGAGATTTAA
- a CDS encoding thiamine phosphate synthase, producing MSGKLDISAYFVVGPENTKGRPVAPVIRDAVNAGMTCVQVRSKIASARELIELTGQAADVIAQIGKSDTVTLLVNDRLDVILAARKQGIKVDGIHVGQTDIPVDVCRAYLGPDAVVGLSARTHELFEYIKHADVSLIDYFGAGPLHETKTKLDSGLDIDGKRITRSIDDITTLAQLSSIPVVVGGGVKLADIPALAQTGVAGFFVVSAISEADDPGHEAAELVTAWNLHKR from the coding sequence ATGAGCGGTAAACTGGATATTTCAGCATATTTTGTGGTGGGGCCGGAGAATACCAAGGGCCGTCCTGTGGCGCCAGTTATCCGGGATGCGGTGAACGCCGGTATGACCTGCGTTCAGGTCCGGTCAAAAATTGCGTCTGCCAGGGAGTTGATCGAACTCACCGGCCAGGCGGCCGATGTGATCGCACAAATCGGTAAATCCGACACAGTGACCCTGCTGGTGAATGACCGCCTCGACGTGATTCTTGCCGCAAGAAAACAAGGCATCAAGGTTGACGGCATCCATGTGGGGCAAACAGATATCCCCGTGGATGTGTGCCGGGCGTATCTGGGGCCCGATGCCGTTGTCGGTTTGTCCGCCAGAACCCATGAATTGTTCGAGTATATAAAACATGCCGATGTCAGCCTCATTGACTATTTTGGTGCAGGGCCTCTGCATGAAACCAAGACCAAGCTGGACAGCGGGCTGGATATCGACGGCAAACGAATTACAAGAAGTATCGACGATATTACAACGCTTGCCCAACTCAGTTCAATCCCCGTTGTGGTGGGCGGTGGTGTCAAACTTGCCGATATCCCGGCGCTTGCCCAAACAGGTGTTGCCGGTTTTTTTGTTGTATCTGCCATATCCGAGGCCGATGATCCGGGGCATGAAGCCGCTGAGCTGGTGACGGCCTGGAATCTGCATAAGCGGTAA
- a CDS encoding ABC-type transport auxiliary lipoprotein family protein, with translation MNRLRPLTCLLGFMILTCTLTATAFLTGCGIKNDYTKKQMFRLYADANAPADQTNRATGAPLVVKRLDIAPEFSGAGFVYRAGQSRFIQDYYNNYMTSPGRMISEVIFEALVKSPRFTPAPSNRVPENVYQLWGKITSLYCDRRNASHVSAVVTMALNLDRLNKDGFTKVLSKTYSRQIPLGSDTSPQSYVTALNRGLAEIVNEILSDYQTLPTPAENQ, from the coding sequence ATGAACCGCCTTCGACCTTTAACCTGTTTGCTCGGGTTTATGATACTCACCTGCACTTTGACTGCAACCGCCTTTCTGACCGGATGCGGGATCAAAAATGATTACACAAAAAAACAGATGTTCAGACTTTATGCCGACGCAAACGCCCCGGCAGATCAAACCAACCGGGCAACCGGGGCGCCGCTGGTGGTCAAACGCCTGGATATTGCCCCGGAATTCAGTGGCGCGGGATTTGTCTACCGGGCGGGTCAAAGCAGATTCATCCAGGATTACTATAACAATTACATGACATCACCGGGCCGCATGATCAGTGAAGTGATATTTGAAGCCCTGGTCAAATCCCCCCGGTTTACTCCGGCCCCCAGCAACCGGGTTCCCGAAAACGTTTACCAGTTATGGGGCAAAATCACATCGCTTTATTGCGACCGGCGCAATGCATCCCACGTATCGGCGGTGGTGACCATGGCGCTAAACCTTGACCGATTGAACAAAGACGGATTCACAAAGGTGTTGTCAAAAACCTATTCCCGGCAAATCCCCCTGGGCAGCGACACCAGCCCCCAAAGCTACGTTACGGCCCTGAATCGCGGATTAGCGGAAATTGTCAACGAGATTTTGTCGGATTATCAAACCCTGCCGACCCCGGCAGAGAACCAATAG
- a CDS encoding DUF364 domain-containing protein: protein MNINDIYIQLKDALKAEIVRHDLADKRIDIKCKPLTVKEAIGTPEHDDYPIVKGKEVMMAATFNGAVGQSFTDEYTDISLSVDGLLKLDHAKTSDRAIFIAGLNAVYRSLNLCEKTIHCKDKEPVQCAENLIEQPEFSGKKILLVGLQPRFLEYLAKQNTMRVLDLDPDNVGTEKFGVKIESGENFEEPLEWCDMVFATGSTIVNGTITTFLNSGKPAVFFGVTISAPARILGLSSYCHCGA, encoded by the coding sequence ATGAATATTAATGACATTTACATTCAACTGAAAGACGCCCTGAAAGCAGAAATCGTCCGCCACGATCTGGCTGACAAAAGAATTGACATCAAGTGCAAGCCTTTGACCGTAAAAGAGGCCATCGGCACCCCGGAGCACGACGACTACCCCATTGTCAAAGGTAAAGAGGTGATGATGGCCGCAACATTCAACGGTGCCGTGGGGCAGTCGTTTACCGACGAATATACGGACATCTCTTTGTCCGTGGACGGCCTGCTAAAATTAGATCATGCAAAAACCAGTGACCGGGCCATTTTTATTGCAGGTCTTAATGCGGTTTACAGATCCTTGAATCTTTGTGAAAAGACCATACATTGTAAGGATAAGGAGCCGGTGCAGTGTGCTGAAAACCTGATCGAGCAACCGGAGTTTTCAGGTAAAAAAATCCTTTTGGTCGGTTTGCAACCCAGGTTTTTGGAATACCTTGCCAAACAGAACACCATGCGGGTTCTGGACCTTGACCCGGATAACGTGGGCACCGAAAAGTTTGGGGTGAAGATCGAATCCGGTGAAAATTTTGAAGAGCCCCTTGAGTGGTGCGACATGGTATTTGCCACCGGGTCCACCATTGTAAACGGCACCATTACCACGTTTTTAAATTCCGGCAAACCTGCCGTTTTTTTCGGGGTGACCATCAGTGCCCCGGCTAGGATTTTAGGGCTTTCAAGTTATTGCCATTGCGGGGCGTAG
- a CDS encoding MTH1187 family thiamine-binding protein: MNTLVSVAISPCGTGDELSREVAQVIKVIRESGLKNRTNSMFTEIEGPWDEVMQVVKDATFVLAEKGIRTGVVLKADVRPGFADMMTSKVDKVNDILKGADSHER, encoded by the coding sequence ATGAATACATTGGTTTCGGTTGCCATCTCACCCTGCGGCACAGGCGATGAGCTTAGCCGTGAGGTGGCGCAAGTCATCAAAGTTATCAGGGAATCGGGTCTTAAAAATCGGACAAATTCCATGTTCACCGAGATCGAAGGCCCCTGGGATGAGGTAATGCAGGTGGTAAAGGATGCAACATTTGTATTGGCCGAAAAAGGCATCCGGACGGGCGTTGTGTTGAAAGCTGATGTCCGGCCCGGGTTTGCGGACATGATGACGTCCAAGGTGGATAAGGTGAATGATATTTTAAAAGGAGCGGATTCCCATGAGCGGTAA
- a CDS encoding MlaE family lipid ABC transporter permease subunit, protein MPELTIETAGRTTVMLFSGRLDASGVAGVWDTAVKAVKKPGREKIRIDLEAVDFMDMAGAAFVSHLGRLAGRTPTEQSDFLTGVKNEFAPLLELAEKSKNQASASPPKVTYIEKTGRDLVASLEDAKVFITMVGEITAALFSSLKNPGRVRWADTWMVAERSGVNALPIVALISFIVGLVMAFQAAIPMRMFGAEIYVANLIGIAMVRELGPLMTAIVLAGRSASAFAAEIGTMKINEEIDALTVMGMEPVKFLIVPRIIAATLITPLLTIFSNLVGILGGMVVIVSFGYPPIAYYNQVVGFVSWEDLAGGLVKCFVFGLLIAATGCIRGYQTLRGPSAVGDATTRAVVSSIILIAVFDGIFSIIFFYLGI, encoded by the coding sequence TTGCCTGAGCTGACCATTGAAACCGCAGGCCGGACAACGGTAATGCTTTTCTCAGGACGGCTGGACGCTTCAGGCGTGGCCGGGGTTTGGGATACTGCAGTTAAAGCGGTCAAAAAACCAGGCCGTGAAAAAATCCGGATAGACCTTGAAGCCGTTGATTTCATGGACATGGCCGGTGCCGCCTTCGTATCCCATTTAGGCCGCTTGGCAGGCCGGACGCCAACAGAACAATCCGATTTTCTCACCGGCGTCAAAAACGAATTTGCCCCCCTTCTGGAACTGGCTGAAAAGTCAAAAAACCAGGCATCCGCCTCCCCGCCCAAGGTTACCTACATTGAAAAAACCGGTAGAGATCTGGTGGCCTCCCTTGAAGATGCCAAGGTATTCATCACCATGGTCGGAGAGATCACGGCCGCCCTGTTTTCATCCCTGAAAAATCCGGGCCGTGTCCGGTGGGCTGACACCTGGATGGTGGCGGAACGCTCCGGGGTCAACGCTTTGCCCATTGTGGCGCTGATCTCTTTTATCGTAGGACTGGTGATGGCATTTCAGGCGGCCATCCCCATGCGCATGTTCGGTGCCGAAATATATGTGGCCAACCTCATCGGCATTGCCATGGTCAGGGAACTTGGGCCGTTGATGACCGCCATTGTCCTGGCCGGCCGCTCGGCATCGGCCTTTGCCGCAGAAATCGGAACGATGAAGATCAACGAAGAGATTGATGCGCTTACGGTCATGGGCATGGAGCCGGTCAAATTTCTAATCGTCCCCAGGATCATTGCCGCCACCCTGATCACGCCGTTGCTAACCATTTTTTCCAATCTGGTGGGCATCCTCGGCGGCATGGTGGTCATCGTCTCCTTTGGCTATCCCCCCATTGCCTATTACAACCAGGTGGTGGGCTTTGTCTCCTGGGAGGATCTTGCCGGCGGTCTTGTCAAATGCTTTGTATTCGGCCTTCTCATTGCCGCCACCGGCTGCATCCGGGGGTATCAGACATTGCGGGGGCCGTCTGCCGTGGGCGATGCCACCACAAGGGCGGTGGTATCCTCTATTATTTTAATTGCCGTATTTGACGGCATTTTTTCCATAATCTTCTTTTATCTGGGCATATGA